Proteins from a genomic interval of Oncorhynchus kisutch isolate 150728-3 linkage group LG28, Okis_V2, whole genome shotgun sequence:
- the LOC109872660 gene encoding neuronal acetylcholine receptor subunit alpha-10, translated as MHLWRVFSTWLFFLCFSFLPVCLGAHGRYAQKLLTDLFANYTNALRPVEDTDHIINVTLQITLSQIIDMDERNQILTTYLWIRMVWTDAYLTWKKEDYDGLDTIRIPSSYVWRPDIVLYNNADDQFSSSMETNVVIRNDGQIMWDQPAISKSSCSVDVSFFPFDAQQCRLTFGSWTHNGNQMDLVNALDSADLADFVANVEWEVLGMPAKKNVILYGCCSDPYPDITYTLHLKRRASFYIFNLLIPCMMISFLAPLGFYLPADSGEKVSLGVTVLLALTVFQLLVAESMPPSENVPLIGKYYIATMTMITASTALTIFIMNIHHCGPEARPVPEWARRFILHYLARICFVFEVGENCFTGTPKKQAPPEPPPDHNINPQTRGTNWDVNGQAWGGMEGRGEEEVGGVGVKTPEEKEEGNRLDVKKGSYQMFEPSRWKDDLFVSIDAEEEEEGAAGREKGEGGEAEREKRFRGKIGCMGGAEEKRGKGGGGGERGGARGGERGCVEGGGERRKGSLGGAEDRGMREVVVSVQCVCQHQALRRNIEYIASCYHDQRSTQRRTGEWRKVAKVMDRLFMWLFFIMVFLMSFLIMGKAV; from the exons tgtGTCTGGGTGCTCATGGGAGATATGCTCAGAAGTTGTTGACTGATTTGTTCGCTAACTACACCAACGCTCTGAGACCGGTAGAGGACACAGACCACATCATCAACGTCACACTGCAGATCACCCTCTCACAGATCATTGACATG GATGAGCGTAACCAGATCCTGACCACGTACCTGTGGATCCGGATGGTGTGGACGGACGCCTACCTCACTTGGAAGAAGGAGGACTACGATGGTCTCGATACCATCCGCATACCTAGTAGTTATGTATGGAGGCCTGATATTGTCCTATATAACAA TGCTGATGACCAGTTCTCCAGCTCTATGGAGACCAACGTGGTGATCCGTAACGACGGACAGATCATGTGGGACCAGCCGGCCATCAGTAAGAGCTCGTGCTCCGTGGATGTGTCCTTCTTCCCATTTGATGCCCAGCAGTGTCGCCTAACCTTCGGCTCCTGGACACACAACGGCAACCAGATGGACCTGGTCAACGCCCTAGACAGCGCTGACCTGGCCGACTTTGTGGCCAACGTAGAGTGGGAG GTTCTGGGTATGCCAGCCAAGAAGAACGTGATCCTGTATGGCTGCTGCTCAGACCCCTACCCAGACATCACCTACACCCTGCACCTGAAACGCAGGGCCTCCTTCTACATCTTCAACCTACTCATCCCCTGCATGATGATCTCCTTCCTGGCCCCGCTGGGCTTCTACCTGCCGGCTGACTCTGGGGAGAAAGTGTCCCTGGGGGTCACTGTGCTGCTGGCACTGACCGTGTTCCAGCTGCTGGTGGCAGAGAGCATGCCACCCTCGGAGAACGTACCACTCATAG GGAAGTACTACATTGCTACCATGACGATGATCACCGCATCGACCGCCCTGACTATCTTCATCATGAATATCCATCACTGTGGTCCGGAGGCGCGTCCTGTCCCTGAATGGGCCCGCCGCTTCATCCTGCACTACCTGGCACGGATCTGCTTCGTCTTCGAGGTGGGAGAGAACTGCTTCACTGGCACCCCCAAGAAACAGGCCCCGCCTGAGCCCCCACCCGACCACAATATCAACCCCCAAACTAGAGGTACTAACTGGGATGTGAACGGGCAGGCCTGGGGGGGCATGGAAGGGAGGGGTGAAGAGGAAGTGGGAGGGGTGGGCGTAAAGACtccagaagagaaagaggaggggaataGACTGGATGTGAAGAAAGGGTCATACCAAATGTTTGAGCCCAGTAGGTGGAAAGACGACCTGTTTGTAAGTATAGAtgcagaagaggaggaggagggagcagcaggaagagagaagggagaaggaggagaggcagaaagagagaagcGTTTCAGAGGAAAAATTGGGTGCATGGGAGGGGCAGAGGAAAAAAGAGGcaaaggtggaggaggaggagagagaggaggtgcaagaggaggagagagaggctgtgtggaAGGAGGAGGTGAAAGAAGGAAAGGATCATTAGGAGGTGCAGAGGATAGGGGTATGAGGGAGGTGGTGGTGagcgtccagtgtgtgtgtcagcaccAGGCGCTCCGCAGGAACATAGAGTACATCGCCAGCTGCTATCATGACCAGCGTTCCACTCAGAGACGTACGGGTGAGTGGAGGAAGGTGGCCAAGGTCATGGACCGACTCTTCATGTGGCTCTTCTTTATCATGGTCTTCCTCATGAGCTTCCTCATTATGGGCAAGGCCGTCTGA